In one window of Nitrospiraceae bacterium DNA:
- the fliQ gene encoding flagellar biosynthesis protein FliQ, protein MTPEMVTQIGRQAIETAIVVSAPVLGLSLIVGLAVSTFQAMTQINEATLSFVPKVLAVFAATILFLPWMMGELISFMTQLITRIPELIH, encoded by the coding sequence ATGACTCCGGAGATGGTTACCCAGATCGGTCGACAGGCCATTGAAACGGCCATCGTGGTGTCCGCGCCCGTGCTCGGGCTGAGTCTCATCGTGGGGCTCGCCGTCAGCACGTTCCAGGCAATGACGCAGATCAACGAAGCCACGCTCTCGTTCGTGCCGAAGGTCTTGGCGGTGTTCGCCGCGACGATCCTGTTCCTGCCCTGGATGATGGGCGAGCTGATCAGCTTCATGACGCAATTGATCACGCGCATTCCGGAACTGATCCACTGA